The DNA window ATTCAACAGTAAATTCCACATATTCTCCGGTAATAGGATGATAAAATCCTAGCAGTTTAGCATGTAATAGCTGGCCTGTTAAATTAAACTCATTTTTTTTAGGCCCGTAAACCGGATCTCCTACAACAGGATGACCGATATGAGACATATGCACTCTTATCTGATGAGTCCTGCCTGTCTCCAACCTGGCCTCTATCAAAGTATAATTGCCATACCTTTGTTCAACCTTGAAATGGGTTACCGCACATCTTCCTCCTTCAGTAGCTATCGCCATCTTTTTCCTGTTTTTTGGATTTCTTGCTATCGGAAGATCTATTGTTCCCTTTTCTTCTTTTATATTGCCATAAACTAATGCTGTATATTTTCTCAATGCTTTTCGAGATTTTATCTGCTTTGCAAGCTCTATATGTACCTGATCGGTTTTGGCAACTACCAGCACTCCTGACGTGTCCTTGTCCAACCTATGTACTATCCCTGGTCTTATCTTACCGCTTATGCTCGATAAGTTCTTACAATAACCCAAAAGTGAATTTACTAAGGTGCCTGAATAATTTCCCGGAGCGGGATGTACCACCATTCCCTGGTGTTTGTTTATTACCATCAAATAATCATCCTCATACACGATATCAATTGGAACTTTCTCCGCTGATATCTTCGGCTCTTGCAATTGTTCAGGTGCTATTGTTATTATATCTCCCTGTTTTATTTTATAGTTAGGCTTTACATTGTTTGTTCCTTTAACCTCTACTCGATTTTTATTTATTAAGTTTTTTATATACGACCTGGATAAATCCTGATTTTTATCTGAAAGATAAACATCTATTCTCTTACCTTGATCTGCTCCATCAACAACAAATTTTCTATCCTCCAAACTGAATCACCCTTTGCTTCAAGCGGTCTTAAAATTCTTCCCGAACAGTATGATTAGAGCTAATAATATAGTCCCTGTTACCACTGCAGTATCAGCAATATTAAACACAGGATAATTTATCAATCTAAAGTCCAGAAAATCCACAACAAACCCTAGCCTTATCCTATCTATCAAATTTCCAATCGCTCCCCCTAATATCAACGAAAGGCTTATTTTCAACAGTACCTTTTCTTTAGGAAGGGTAAACAAATAATACACAATTATCCCACTCACTATCAGAGTAGTTACAATAAAAAACCACCTTTTATTTTGCAATACTCCAAATGCTGCACCTCTATTTTCCACATATGTTAGATGAAATACATCTTTTACAATAGGTATGGTATTACACTTTTTCAAATCAGTTAATACATAGTACTTAGAGACTTGATCAGCTATTATTATTAAAAATATAATTAAGAATAACACATTTTTTCCCCCTATAAATTATAGTTTCTATAAAATTATACCACATAGATGACCCACACTGAAGATAATAATTGACAAACAGGAACTTATATCATAGAAAGAGTGCACTATATGTGTTTCATACATAGTTGCTATTATACTATGATTTCAGCAATCCGGGAGGATATAATACCGTATGTAGCTTGCTGTCACACTTATAAATACAGCTGCATCGTTGTGCTAAAAACTACTTATCTCTATCGCTTCGGTATTTTTCTACCTTTTCCACTATACCTACATCTTCCTCACTATCAATATAAGTCTCATCATAACCTTCTTCTCCTGATAAATCTTGAGGTCCACTTGAGCTGCCGTATCTCTGAAGCTCCTGCCAAGCATCCTCTCCATCAAATCCTGTTTCTTGTGTATTATCCCTAAAACTTCTGCCGAATGGGTGTGCTATTACCTCCTCTTCCACAGGCCTGACCTGTTTCTTCAAGCTCGGGTTATCCTGCCTATCATGCTCACATTGTAAACATAGCCTGGTTTCCGGTATTTCCTTCAGTCTTTCAAAGAATATCTCTCCTCCACATATTTCACATATACCGTAATTACCTTTTTCTAACTTCAATAATGCATCATTAATTTCTTTTATCTGTCTTTTTTCACTATCCTTTAAAGCATGATTTTCTTCCACCACTGTAGTTTCTGATGCTAAGTCGGCAGGATGATTATCATAGCTTGATAATTCTCCAAACTCCTCTTTTAAAGATGTTTTAGGAAAATTCTTTTCCATGGACGAAACTAGCCTTTCTTTGTTTTCCAGCTCTTCTTCAAGTATTCCTTTTAAATAATTTAATCTCTTTTGGTCCATTACATTCCTCCTAATATCTAATATAGTGAATCCTGTACAATCTTTACTATTTCTGCAATAAAGTCCCCTATTATAGGTAAGTTCAGCAATGCCAATCTGCTCAACGAATACAATACTACTGCGCCCAGCACTGTAAATCCTATCGCCATACCGATGCCTCTTGCCAATCCTGCTACAAAATTTATATATAGCAGTCTTTTCATATCGTTAAGTATTTCTACATATTCTGCGATCTTCATCTTTTCAATATCTTGAGATAATTCATCCATTCTTCGCTCAATCACTTCTAACAATTCTTTTTTTTTTCGTCCAAATATATCATCCTCATATATCATCCTTAGATTAATTCTTCCTTTAAAATAATTAATTATACAAAAAAAGAGGATATATGCTCATATATTTGAACATAATATCCTCTTATTAGTCTAGTCTATTTAATTTTCAGTCCTCTTTATTTTATGTTCTGTATACACCTTTCGCAGATATCAGGATATTGATCGTCCTTCCCTACGGATCCGTCAAAATTCCAGCACCTTTCACATTTCTTACCTGTAGCCTGACTTACTCCCACCTCGAAGTTTTTAATCTCATCGCTGACAAACAATCCATCCCGGTCAACTTGTGCATACTGGTGTAAATCTACTTCCGATACTATGAATATAGTATTTAAATGGTCTTTTATCTTTCCTAAAAACTCATAAACTTCTCCATCTGCGTATATATCCACCTTAGCATTCAGAGAGTGCCCAATAACTTTTTGGTTTCTAGCCTTTTCAAGAGCCTTGGATACTTCATCTCTCACTTTGATAATATTGTCCCATTTCTTTTCAAGCTCTGAGTCTATATATTTGTCTTGGGATTTTGGCCAATCTGCAAGCTGAACACTTATATCGCTTTGGTCTTTGCTCTTGGGCATATGCTGCCATATTTCTTCGCTGGTAAAAGTAAGCACAGGTGCAATTAATTTTACCAGTGAAACAAGGATATCATACATGGCAGTCTGAGCCGCTCTTCTCTCCTTGGATAAAGATTTAAATGTATATAATCTATCTTTAATTATGTCCAGATAAAAGTTGCTCATATCTACCACACAGAAATTATGAATAGAGTGATATAAAACATGATATTCATAATTGTCATATGCATCAGTTACTCTATCTATCAAACTGTTCAATTTCATCAATGCCCATTTATCTATCTCAAGCATTTCATCATATTCTACTCTGTCCTTGTCAGGATCAAAATCATTCAAATTTCCAAGCAAAAATCTGCAAGTATTTCTGATCTTTCTATATACCTCTGACAATTGCTTCAATATCTGCTGAGAAACACGCATATCAGACCTATAATCCGCTGAAACCACCCATAATCTTAAAATATCAGCACCATATTTTTCAATGACATCTAATGGGTCTATACCATTGCCTAATGATTTGGACATTTTTTTCCCTTGCCCGTCTACGACAAATCCATGGGTCAATACAATCTTATACGGCGCTACCCCTCTGGTAGCAACAGATGTCAATAGCGAAGACTGGAACCAACCTCTGTACTGATCATTACCTTCAAGATACATATCCGCCGGCCATCTCTGACCTGGTGTAGTCTCAAGAACAGCAGTGTGAGTAGAGCCTGAGTCAAACCATACATCCATGGTGTCAGTCTCTTTCTCAAATTGATCGCAGCCACATTCACATTTTATATCATCAGGCAGAATATCCTCAGCAGAATAAATAAACCATGCATCCGAACCTTCCCTTCCGAAAAGTTCAGATACAGCTTTTATAGTTTGGTCATTGATTAGTTCTTTCCCACATTTTTTGCAATAAAAGATAGGTATCGGAACTCCCCAAATTCTCTGTCTAGAGATACACCAGTCATATCTATCCTTTACCATGTTGGTTATTCTCTCCTGGCCCCATGCAGGCACCCATTTCACACTATCTATTGCTTGAATAGCTTTATCCCTGAATCCATCTATAGATGCAAACCACTGTTCAGTAGCCCTGAAAATAACCGGATCCTTGCATCTCCAACAATGGGGATATGAGTGGGTCAAGGATGTTATTGCAAGCAGCGCTCCAGACTTTTTAAGTTGGTCAAGTATCACACCGTTTGACTCTTCATAATAAAGTCCTTGCAGACTGCCGGCCTTTTCAGTCATATAACCTCTATCATCTACAGGGTTAAGAACTTCCAATCCATACTTCATACCTATCTCAAAGTCTTCTTGTCCATGACCAGGAGCAGTATGAACACAGCCTGTTCCTTGTTCCAATGTTACATGATTTCCTAATATTATAGGTGAAAATCTATCAATAAAAGGATGCTTTGTTTTTATTCCTTCCAACTGCCCACCGTCAAATTTCTTCAAAACTTTCCATTCTTCCAACCCGGCTACTTTTGCAACATGCTCTATCAATTCAGTAGCCAACAAATACACTTCTCCACCAGTTTCTATCAAACTATACTCAAAGCTAGGTCCTAAACATATAGCAAGATTTGCCGGCAATGTCCAAGTAGTGGTAGTCCATATAATAACATATACATTATCTAATGAACTTACAACATCACTGAACAGCCCCTTGTCATCTTCTACCTTAAATTTAACATAAATAGAATCAGTCTCATGATCATCGTATTCTATCTCTGCCTCTGCAAGTGCTGTCTCACACTTGGGACACCAATATACCGGCTTTAAGCCTTTGTATATATACCCTTTTTTGGCCATTTCTCCAAAGACTTCAATTTGTTTAGCTTCAAACTCGGGTTTTAAAGTCAAATAAGGGTTATCCCAATCCCCTCTCACACCCAATCTTTTGAACTGCTCTCTTTGATTGTCCATATATTTGAGCGCATAATCTTTACACTTTTTCCTGAACTCTACCGGGCTTATTTCTTTCCTGTCGATATCTAAGTTTTTTATCGCCTGCAATTCAATAGGTAAGCCATGTGTATCCCACCCAGGGA is part of the Clostridia bacterium genome and encodes:
- a CDS encoding RluA family pseudouridine synthase: MEDRKFVVDGADQGKRIDVYLSDKNQDLSRSYIKNLINKNRVEVKGTNNVKPNYKIKQGDIITIAPEQLQEPKISAEKVPIDIVYEDDYLMVINKHQGMVVHPAPGNYSGTLVNSLLGYCKNLSSISGKIRPGIVHRLDKDTSGVLVVAKTDQVHIELAKQIKSRKALRKYTALVYGNIKEEKGTIDLPIARNPKNRKKMAIATEGGRCAVTHFKVEQRYGNYTLIEARLETGRTHQIRVHMSHIGHPVVGDPVYGPKKNEFNLTGQLLHAKLLGFYHPITGEYVEFTVELPEYFKEIILFLQQKVTKKQ
- the lspA gene encoding signal peptidase II; this encodes MLFLIIFLIIIADQVSKYYVLTDLKKCNTIPIVKDVFHLTYVENRGAAFGVLQNKRWFFIVTTLIVSGIIVYYLFTLPKEKVLLKISLSLILGGAIGNLIDRIRLGFVVDFLDFRLINYPVFNIADTAVVTGTILLALIILFGKNFKTA
- a CDS encoding TraR/DksA C4-type zinc finger protein codes for the protein MDQKRLNYLKGILEEELENKERLVSSMEKNFPKTSLKEEFGELSSYDNHPADLASETTVVEENHALKDSEKRQIKEINDALLKLEKGNYGICEICGGEIFFERLKEIPETRLCLQCEHDRQDNPSLKKQVRPVEEEVIAHPFGRSFRDNTQETGFDGEDAWQELQRYGSSSGPQDLSGEEGYDETYIDSEEDVGIVEKVEKYRSDRDK
- a CDS encoding DUF5665 domain-containing protein, whose product is MIYEDDIFGRKKKELLEVIERRMDELSQDIEKMKIAEYVEILNDMKRLLYINFVAGLARGIGMAIGFTVLGAVVLYSLSRLALLNLPIIGDFIAEIVKIVQDSLY
- the ileS gene encoding isoleucine--tRNA ligase — protein: MDYGKTLNLPKTKFPMRANLPKREPEFVEFWDKNDIYGKSVQKNEGKEKFILHDGPPYANGDIHLGHTLNKILKDIIIKYKTMTGYDSPYIPGWDTHGLPIELQAIKNLDIDRKEISPVEFRKKCKDYALKYMDNQREQFKRLGVRGDWDNPYLTLKPEFEAKQIEVFGEMAKKGYIYKGLKPVYWCPKCETALAEAEIEYDDHETDSIYVKFKVEDDKGLFSDVVSSLDNVYVIIWTTTTWTLPANLAICLGPSFEYSLIETGGEVYLLATELIEHVAKVAGLEEWKVLKKFDGGQLEGIKTKHPFIDRFSPIILGNHVTLEQGTGCVHTAPGHGQEDFEIGMKYGLEVLNPVDDRGYMTEKAGSLQGLYYEESNGVILDQLKKSGALLAITSLTHSYPHCWRCKDPVIFRATEQWFASIDGFRDKAIQAIDSVKWVPAWGQERITNMVKDRYDWCISRQRIWGVPIPIFYCKKCGKELINDQTIKAVSELFGREGSDAWFIYSAEDILPDDIKCECGCDQFEKETDTMDVWFDSGSTHTAVLETTPGQRWPADMYLEGNDQYRGWFQSSLLTSVATRGVAPYKIVLTHGFVVDGQGKKMSKSLGNGIDPLDVIEKYGADILRLWVVSADYRSDMRVSQQILKQLSEVYRKIRNTCRFLLGNLNDFDPDKDRVEYDEMLEIDKWALMKLNSLIDRVTDAYDNYEYHVLYHSIHNFCVVDMSNFYLDIIKDRLYTFKSLSKERRAAQTAMYDILVSLVKLIAPVLTFTSEEIWQHMPKSKDQSDISVQLADWPKSQDKYIDSELEKKWDNIIKVRDEVSKALEKARNQKVIGHSLNAKVDIYADGEVYEFLGKIKDHLNTIFIVSEVDLHQYAQVDRDGLFVSDEIKNFEVGVSQATGKKCERCWNFDGSVGKDDQYPDICERCIQNIK